The following is a genomic window from bacterium.
ATCATCGACGGGCCATGACCTATTACAGGAAGGCACTTGGGCAAAACGACGTCAGGGCCTACTACCGGATGGGGATCATTTTCGAGGATTCGGGAAAGGACAGGGACGCTCTCAGGCATTATCGGCGCTACCTGGAACTTGGAAAACCTGACGCTCGATGGAACGACGCCGCGGCGAGGGTGAACCGACTCGAAAAGAAGCTCACGGCAGAATCGGCAAGGTCCTCAGTGCTCCTGGAGAGAGGTAAGTCCCTTTACGCGGAGGGGAAGTACCGTGATGCCGAAAAGGTTCTTCTGGATGCTGCCAGGGAGGACGGTAACAACCCCGAGATCCACTATTATCTTGGAGAGGTGTACATGGCGTTAGAGGAGTACACCAGGGCGACCACGGAATACAATAAGGCTAAGGAACTTTATTAATGCAGTCCAAAGTATCAAGTCCCTGGTATCTTCCACCGGAATCAGGATACGTAAGATGCCCTTTCGTTCTGGGCTTTGACACGAAACACGAAACCCGAAACCCGAACCTGGTTTTTTGATGGACCAGATAAATTATCTTCTTGCACAATTGAGGCGGCAGCCAAACAGGCCTGACCTCCATAACTCCCTGGGGCGCCTGTACCAGCAGCGGGGCGATGTGGGGGACGCTTCCAAGCATTACCTGGCAGCCGCCAAGATCTTTTCTACCCCTGACAGCCCTTCCAGGAACCTGAACAAGGCCATAGCCATCCTCCGTAAGATGGTAAGGGATTTCCCGATCCACCATGATTCCTACTACCTGCTGGCCGAGATCCTCGGTGA
Proteins encoded in this region:
- a CDS encoding tetratricopeptide repeat protein, which codes for MKVIMRLLLICLAIGVGFPQAAYPGGDKGKDPYEVGEKYFAQNDHRRAMTYYRKALGQNDVRAYYRMGIIFEDSGKDRDALRHYRRYLELGKPDARWNDAAARVNRLEKKLTAESARSSVLLERGKSLYAEGKYRDAEKVLLDAAREDGNNPEIHYYLGEVYMALEEYTRATTEYNKAKELY